One Pseudomonas sp. MH9.2 DNA segment encodes these proteins:
- the sigX gene encoding RNA polymerase sigma factor SigX — protein MNKPQSLSMRYDPRELSDEELVARAHVELFHVTRAYEELMRRYQRTLFNVCARYLGNDRDADDVCQEVMLKVLYGLKNFEGKSKFKTWLYSITYNECITQYRKERRKRRLMDALSLDPLEEAAEEKAPTPEERGSLDRWLVYVNPIDREILVLRFVAELEFQEIADIMYMGLSATKMRYKRALDKLREKFAGMTET, from the coding sequence TTGAATAAACCCCAATCGCTGTCCATGCGCTACGACCCCCGCGAACTCTCCGATGAGGAGTTGGTGGCGCGGGCGCACGTCGAGCTGTTTCATGTGACGCGCGCATACGAAGAGTTGATGCGGCGCTACCAAAGGACCCTTTTTAACGTGTGCGCGCGTTATTTAGGGAACGATCGCGATGCTGACGATGTCTGTCAGGAAGTGATGCTGAAAGTGTTGTACGGGCTGAAAAATTTCGAAGGTAAGTCGAAGTTCAAGACCTGGCTCTACAGCATCACTTACAACGAATGCATTACGCAGTACCGAAAGGAACGGCGGAAGCGTCGCTTGATGGACGCGTTGAGCCTGGACCCACTTGAGGAGGCGGCTGAAGAGAAGGCGCCTACTCCTGAAGAACGGGGCAGCCTTGATCGTTGGCTTGTGTATGTGAACCCGATTGATCGGGAGATTTTGGTGCTACGCTTTGTCGCAGAGCTGGAATTTCAGGAGATCGCGGATATTATGTACATGGGCTTGAGCGCCACAAAAATGCGCTATAAACGGGCTCTTGATAAACTACGTGAGAAATTTGCAGGCATGACTGAAACTTAA
- a CDS encoding mechanosensitive ion channel family protein, whose amino-acid sequence MELNLWTQSLVTAMTVLWTKVANFIPNLFGALIVVLLGFVVAKLLDTLLSKLLAKLGLDRLMGGTGLTKLIARAGVQVPISTLVGKIVYWFVLLIFLVSAAESLGLERVSATLDMLALYLPKVFGAALVLLVGVLLAQLANGLVRGAAEGVGLDYSAGLGRIAQGLVIIISISVAISQLEVKTDLLNHVIVIGLITVGLAVALAMGLGSREIAGQILAGIYVRELYQVGQQVRVGEVEGQIEEIGTVKTTLLTDEGELVSLSNRILLEQRVSSR is encoded by the coding sequence ATGGAATTGAACCTCTGGACGCAGAGCCTTGTGACCGCCATGACTGTGTTGTGGACCAAAGTTGCAAACTTTATTCCGAACCTGTTCGGCGCCCTCATTGTGGTGCTGCTGGGCTTTGTTGTTGCCAAATTACTCGACACGCTGCTGTCTAAATTGCTCGCCAAGCTGGGTCTGGATCGCCTAATGGGCGGCACCGGGTTGACCAAGTTGATTGCGCGGGCGGGTGTTCAGGTACCGATTTCGACCCTGGTCGGCAAAATCGTCTATTGGTTCGTGTTACTGATTTTTCTTGTGTCAGCCGCTGAATCCCTTGGGTTGGAACGCGTATCTGCGACCCTGGACATGTTGGCCCTGTACCTGCCGAAGGTATTTGGCGCGGCATTGGTGCTGCTTGTGGGCGTACTGCTGGCGCAATTAGCCAATGGCCTGGTGCGTGGCGCGGCTGAAGGCGTAGGCCTCGACTATTCTGCTGGCCTTGGGCGCATCGCTCAAGGGCTGGTCATTATCATTAGTATTTCAGTCGCAATCAGCCAGTTAGAGGTCAAAACAGACCTGCTTAACCACGTGATTGTGATCGGTTTGATTACCGTTGGTCTGGCCGTTGCGTTGGCAATGGGGCTTGGAAGTCGTGAAATCGCCGGACAGATTCTGGCGGGAATTTATGTGCGGGAGTTGTATCAGGTTGGGCAACAAGTGCGTGTGGGCGAGGTCGAAGGGCAGATCGAAGAAATTGGCACGGTGAAAACAACCTTGCTGACCGATGAGGGAGAGTTGGTGTCATTGTCCAACCGAATCCTCCTCGAGCAGCGAGTGAGCAGCCGCTAA
- a CDS encoding CrfX protein yields MHDPFEQSLRDMLNSSSSSRDDDACLGRVLKTANRQVGAGDLFSLLGRWSQALMIGLNNGSAHIAPVSRSTLSSARPADKAD; encoded by the coding sequence ATGCACGATCCATTCGAACAATCACTGCGCGACATGCTCAACTCTTCATCCTCCAGTCGGGATGACGATGCTTGCTTGGGCCGTGTTTTGAAAACTGCCAACCGTCAGGTAGGTGCAGGGGATTTGTTCAGTTTGCTCGGCCGCTGGTCGCAAGCACTGATGATCGGCCTCAACAACGGTTCGGCGCATATAGCACCTGTTTCGCGTAGCACGCTTTCCTCTGCTCGCCCTGCTGATAAGGCTGATTGA